One window of Chloroflexus aggregans DSM 9485 genomic DNA carries:
- a CDS encoding patatin-like phospholipase family protein — translation MKHVTRWLNHIRERFRPTADPPEERRIGLALSGGGGKGAAHIGVLQVIEELEIPIDLIVGTSAGGAVAVLYAAGFDLNAIQEVFRQSALRRIAIPDPTGTGIIGQRRREEMLRRLLGDRTFADLRLPCAVVATDLVSGELVVLREGPVVPALLATTALPALFPPVPYGEMLLADGGILNNLPVDVAYEMGAQRVIAVDLRDANADFSLQPEEHDNLFSRLMFAPKQFAVAQRALSLLMAEATELRLQQYPPDLLIQPDVRSIATLDLTTPEKGFAIGVEAAREVAGELIDLRLWRKGRQLAAQPKPARPPRAPALPAYRRPTVSMVR, via the coding sequence ATGAAACATGTAACTCGATGGCTCAATCACATCCGCGAACGATTCCGTCCAACCGCCGATCCACCAGAGGAACGGCGGATTGGTTTGGCACTGAGCGGTGGCGGTGGCAAAGGCGCAGCCCACATCGGTGTGTTACAGGTAATCGAGGAGCTGGAGATCCCGATTGACCTGATCGTTGGCACGTCGGCGGGTGGCGCAGTTGCCGTGCTCTACGCAGCCGGTTTTGATCTGAACGCGATTCAAGAGGTCTTTCGCCAGAGCGCCCTTCGTCGGATTGCCATTCCTGATCCAACCGGGACCGGTATCATTGGTCAACGCCGACGCGAGGAGATGCTGCGCCGTCTGCTCGGTGATCGTACCTTTGCCGATCTCCGGCTGCCTTGTGCCGTCGTAGCGACCGATTTGGTCAGTGGTGAGTTGGTTGTCCTCCGCGAGGGACCTGTGGTGCCGGCGTTGCTTGCGACAACGGCATTGCCGGCGCTCTTCCCGCCGGTGCCGTATGGCGAGATGCTATTGGCCGATGGCGGGATTTTGAATAATCTGCCGGTTGATGTCGCCTACGAGATGGGTGCGCAGCGGGTTATCGCGGTTGATTTGCGTGATGCGAACGCCGATTTTTCCCTCCAACCCGAAGAGCACGACAATCTCTTTTCTCGCTTGATGTTCGCTCCTAAGCAGTTCGCCGTCGCTCAACGGGCATTGAGTTTGCTCATGGCAGAGGCGACCGAATTGCGTTTGCAGCAGTACCCTCCCGATCTGCTGATCCAGCCTGATGTGCGTTCTATTGCGACCCTTGATTTGACGACGCCTGAGAAAGGGTTTGCAATCGGGGTCGAGGCTGCACGTGAGGTAGCCGGCGAGTTGATCGATCTCCGCCTGTGGCGTAAGGGTAGGCAATTGGCCGCCCAACCCAAACCGGCTCGTCCACCACGTGCCCCTGCTTTGCCGGCCTATCGTCGGCCCACCGTTTCGATGGTACGCTGA
- a CDS encoding SDR family NAD(P)-dependent oxidoreductase — MFDLSNRTAIVTGAGRGIGRAIAAALVAHGARVALFDRDPTLLTDATETLGAITLSIVVDVADATNVQAAIETVIEQWGRIDILVNNAAILSTKPFLELTPSEWEQTLAVNLNALYYTCRAVVPTMIATGYGRLITIASVAGKRGGGILGNAAYSAAKAGTIGLTKALARELAPYGITANAICPGPVETPLLASMTAEQRTRAQRLIPLGRFAHPTEVAAAVVFLASAEAAFITGETLDVDGGITMD, encoded by the coding sequence ATGTTCGATCTATCTAACCGCACTGCCATTGTGACCGGTGCAGGGCGTGGCATTGGCCGTGCTATCGCTGCTGCGCTCGTTGCCCACGGTGCGCGCGTTGCCCTCTTCGACCGCGATCCAACGCTGCTCACCGATGCAACGGAGACGCTCGGTGCGATCACGCTGAGCATTGTAGTCGATGTAGCCGATGCTACCAACGTACAAGCAGCCATCGAAACGGTGATCGAACAGTGGGGGCGCATTGATATTCTTGTTAACAACGCCGCAATTTTGAGTACAAAGCCTTTTCTCGAATTGACCCCATCAGAATGGGAACAAACGTTGGCAGTTAATCTCAACGCACTTTACTATACATGTCGTGCCGTTGTGCCGACCATGATCGCCACCGGCTACGGTCGCTTGATCACCATCGCTTCGGTCGCCGGTAAACGGGGTGGTGGCATCCTCGGTAATGCTGCCTATAGCGCGGCGAAAGCCGGCACCATCGGGTTGACTAAAGCGCTGGCCCGCGAACTTGCTCCTTACGGTATTACCGCCAATGCGATCTGCCCCGGTCCCGTGGAGACACCGCTCCTCGCGTCAATGACGGCAGAACAACGCACACGCGCTCAAAGGCTGATTCCGCTCGGACGATTTGCTCACCCGACTGAAGTGGCCGCAGCCGTTGTCTTTTTGGCTTCGGCGGAAGCTGCGTTCATCACCGGTGAAACGCTCGATGTTGATGGCGGCATCACAATGGATTAA
- a CDS encoding STAS domain-containing protein, producing MPVLPVSSETLVMPLVGELDEGRIALAQSTALQAIDQMHARHLVLDITGMPFVDTTVAGGLIRLVQAAHLLGARVTLVGVRPEVAQTMVALGIDLASVATAADLASALRREPITK from the coding sequence ATGCCGGTGTTACCGGTGAGTAGTGAAACCTTGGTGATGCCGCTGGTGGGCGAACTCGATGAGGGTCGGATCGCGTTGGCGCAATCAACTGCGTTGCAGGCAATTGATCAGATGCATGCCCGCCATCTTGTCCTTGACATCACCGGAATGCCGTTTGTTGATACAACGGTGGCCGGTGGTCTGATCCGCTTAGTTCAAGCCGCACATCTCCTCGGTGCGCGGGTGACACTGGTGGGGGTGCGGCCAGAGGTGGCGCAGACGATGGTTGCGCTCGGTATTGATCTTGCCAGCGTTGCGACGGCTGCCGATCTGGCGTCGGCCTTGCGTCGTGAGCCGATCACGAAGTAA
- a CDS encoding MDR family MFS transporter, with amino-acid sequence MTHQRTVLITLGVMMSLFMASMESTVIATAMPSIVRDLGDITGFSWVFAIYMLTSTTAGPIFGRLSDLFGRRPVYLTAIAIFSLGSLGCGLAATMPQLIMARALQGLGAGGLLPLAFIIVGDIFTLEQRAKVQGLFSGVWGVSSVIGPLIGGFLVDQISWHWVFWINLPPAAIAAALVWIAWRDPVRVAGTRPPIDYAGAALLSVGVVLLLLGLNEPTSLRGIALLSAAAATLALLVMVELRAPAPILPVRLLRERMFAVACLHGILAGGVLFGSMNYVPLFAQGVLGASATAAGTTLTPMMLGWVFTSIIGGRLLLRFSYRSLVIWGMIIFVVGALMMARLRPEMSQPELAAALGLMGIGMGASIPSFLIAVQSTVVRSVLGAATASLQFARTIGGTIGVAALGTLLTNRLATELAMRGLQPDAIPVDALLGEGATTVVLAGEPRLALAAALATVFTVPLIFALAALAVTFFAPAHSPDDLRRKREYADSMAAAPQQAGAD; translated from the coding sequence GTGACCCACCAACGCACCGTCTTGATCACACTCGGTGTGATGATGAGTTTGTTTATGGCTTCGATGGAATCGACGGTCATTGCAACGGCTATGCCGAGTATTGTGCGCGATCTTGGTGATATTACGGGTTTTAGTTGGGTATTCGCCATCTATATGCTTACCTCAACGACTGCCGGGCCAATATTTGGTCGCTTGTCGGATCTGTTTGGCCGGCGACCGGTCTACCTCACGGCCATTGCTATTTTTAGCCTGGGTTCACTGGGGTGTGGGTTGGCAGCCACCATGCCTCAATTGATTATGGCCCGTGCATTGCAAGGATTGGGTGCAGGTGGGTTATTGCCGTTGGCATTCATTATCGTGGGCGACATCTTTACGCTTGAGCAACGGGCGAAGGTCCAGGGTCTCTTTTCGGGAGTATGGGGGGTCAGCTCGGTGATTGGCCCACTGATCGGTGGGTTTTTGGTCGATCAGATTTCGTGGCATTGGGTCTTTTGGATCAATTTACCGCCGGCTGCGATTGCTGCGGCGCTTGTGTGGATAGCATGGCGCGATCCGGTTCGGGTGGCCGGCACACGACCACCCATTGACTATGCCGGTGCTGCATTGCTGAGTGTGGGTGTTGTGTTGTTATTGCTCGGCCTCAATGAACCGACATCGTTGCGCGGAATTGCTTTGCTGAGCGCTGCCGCCGCGACGTTAGCACTTTTGGTTATGGTCGAGCTACGGGCACCGGCTCCCATTCTACCGGTGCGTTTACTTCGTGAACGGATGTTTGCCGTTGCGTGTCTGCACGGTATTCTAGCCGGTGGCGTACTGTTCGGTAGTATGAATTATGTCCCCCTCTTTGCCCAAGGCGTATTAGGGGCCAGTGCAACCGCAGCCGGCACCACCCTAACGCCAATGATGCTGGGTTGGGTATTCACCAGCATTATCGGTGGTCGGTTGTTGTTGCGGTTCAGTTACCGTTCGTTAGTCATATGGGGAATGATCATCTTCGTCGTTGGCGCACTCATGATGGCTCGTCTGCGTCCTGAAATGAGCCAACCGGAATTGGCAGCGGCACTGGGATTGATGGGTATCGGTATGGGTGCGAGTATTCCCTCGTTCTTGATTGCCGTGCAAAGTACGGTGGTAAGAAGCGTTTTGGGGGCGGCAACGGCAAGCTTACAATTCGCACGTACAATTGGAGGAACGATCGGTGTGGCAGCACTAGGGACGCTGTTAACTAACCGGTTGGCTACCGAACTGGCCATGCGTGGTCTGCAACCTGATGCCATACCGGTTGATGCCTTGCTCGGCGAAGGAGCAACAACAGTGGTATTGGCCGGCGAGCCGCGCCTGGCACTGGCAGCAGCGCTTGCGACTGTATTTACGGTACCGTTGATCTTTGCGCTGGCAGCCTTAGCCGTGACCTTTTTTGCTCCGGCACACAGCCCTGATGATCTTCGTCGCAAACGCGAGTATGCCGATAGTATGGCTGCAGCACCGCAACAAGCGGGCGCTGATTAA
- a CDS encoding ParB/RepB/Spo0J family partition protein yields the protein MQLLYLDPRQLEIDPAGVREEPGDVAGLAATIAEYGLLQPIGVTPIGSGRYRVVYGGRRRAAAIQLGLSKVPCIVLDNDDPDLLLRQLIENVQRQDLNDIEQARAFARLREHIVATRGKLPDSELDEAVGQAVGLGARTVRRYLGLLELPEEVQQMIRRGELNVTQAQHLRRITNPKTQIELARFAVEEGMSATELSRLTTYFAANPNLTLEIALQALEQGTELRTKATPDVGGGGPLHHTSVATADLTADDEEWEQAEASADEYLTVVEETIENQPKNKARVFRIRSLDQMVDESDRLVRAVYDGDLAKWIERDEGAVFKVRLLLRQLESLTRALRDLARQHNLSIDDE from the coding sequence ATGCAGCTACTCTACCTCGATCCACGCCAATTGGAGATCGATCCGGCCGGAGTACGCGAGGAGCCGGGTGATGTGGCCGGATTAGCGGCTACAATCGCTGAATATGGGCTGTTGCAGCCGATAGGGGTGACGCCGATCGGGAGCGGGCGCTACCGAGTGGTGTACGGCGGAAGACGACGGGCCGCGGCGATCCAGCTTGGCCTGAGTAAAGTGCCGTGCATCGTCCTCGATAACGATGACCCCGACCTGCTCTTACGCCAATTGATCGAAAATGTGCAGCGGCAAGACCTCAACGATATTGAGCAGGCACGCGCGTTTGCCCGTCTGCGTGAGCATATCGTTGCCACACGCGGCAAACTTCCCGATAGCGAACTCGATGAGGCAGTGGGGCAGGCGGTAGGTCTAGGGGCACGGACGGTGCGTCGGTATTTAGGTCTGCTTGAGCTACCTGAAGAGGTGCAACAGATGATCCGGCGTGGTGAACTGAATGTGACCCAGGCCCAACATCTGCGCCGCATCACTAATCCGAAAACCCAGATTGAATTGGCCCGCTTTGCCGTTGAAGAAGGGATGTCGGCGACCGAACTGAGTCGGCTTACCACGTATTTCGCCGCGAATCCGAACTTGACCCTCGAAATCGCGCTACAGGCTCTCGAACAGGGTACTGAGTTGCGGACGAAAGCGACGCCAGACGTCGGTGGTGGTGGGCCGCTGCACCACACATCGGTGGCAACAGCCGATCTGACGGCGGATGATGAAGAGTGGGAACAAGCGGAAGCGAGCGCCGACGAGTACTTGACAGTGGTCGAAGAGACGATTGAAAACCAGCCTAAAAACAAAGCGCGGGTGTTTCGCATTCGTTCACTCGACCAGATGGTTGATGAAAGCGATCGGCTGGTTCGTGCCGTTTACGATGGCGATCTGGCAAAATGGATCGAACGCGACGAAGGGGCAGTGTTCAAAGTACGCCTACTCTTGCGTCAGCTTGAAAGCCTGACGCGCGCCCTGCGCGATCTTGCTCGTCAGCACAACCTGTCAATCGATGACGAGTAA